GCTGTTCCTGATGGGGGTGACCTTCGCGCCGATGGGGGCATTGTTACCGGAGCTGTTCCCGACCCATGTGCGCTACACCGGTGCTTCGGCGGCGTACAACCTGGGCGGCATCGTCGGCGCCTCGGCGGCACCGTTCTTTGCCCAGAAGCTGGTGAGCATGGGGGGATTGAGCTGGGTGGGAGGGTATGTGTCGGTGGCGGCGGTGATCAGCCTGATTGCCGTGTTGTGCCTGAAAGAGACGCGCGATACAGCGCTTTGAACCCTTGGGGCTGCTTTGCAGCCCATTCGCGACACAAGGCCGCTCCCACAGGGTCTATGCGATACCTGTGGGAGCGGCCTTGTGTCGCGAAAGGGGCGCGAAGCGCCCCCCAGCAGCATCAGATCAGAACTCGACCTTGACCGCCTGCGAAGCACGGGTCGCCTTGGCACGAGCGGCCTCGACCGACTCGTCGCGCGCCAGGCACACGCCCATGCGGCGGGTACCATTGATTTCCGGCTTGCCGAACAGGCGAATGGCGGTATCCGGCTCGCTCAAGGCCGCACCGAGGTTGGCGAAGCTGGTCTGCTGCGACTGGCCTTCCGGCAGGATCACCGCCGAAGCCGAAGGACCGAACTGGCGCACCACCGGGATCGGCAGGCCAAGAATCGCCCGGGCATGCAGGGCGAACTGCGACAGCTCCTGGGAAATCAGGGTCACCAGGCCTGTGTCGTGCGGGCGTGGCGAGACCTCGCTGAACCACACCTGGTCGCCCTTGACGAACAACTCCACGCCGAACAGGCCACGCCCCCCCAGTGCATCGGTGACCGCCTGGGCCACGCGCTGCGACTCGGCCAAGGCTTTCGGGCTCATGGCCTGGGGCTGCCAGGACTCTTGATAGTCGCCCTTCTCCTGACGGTGACCGACCGGCTCGAGGAAGGTGGTGCCGCCTACATGGCGCACGGTCAGCAGGGTGATTTCGTACTCGAAGTCGATAAAGCCCTCGATGATCACCCGGCCCTTGCCGGCACGGCCGCCCTCCTGGGCATAGTCCCAGGCCTTCTGCAGATCGTCGGCGCTACGCAGCAGGCTCTGGCCCTTGCCCGAGGAACTCATCACCGGCTTGACCACGCAGGGGTAGCCCAGGTCGGCGACCGCCTTGCTGTAGTCTTCGAAGGTATCGGCGAAGTGGTACGGCGAGGTTGGCAGGTCCAGCTCTTCGGCGGCCAGGCGGCGGATGCCTTCGCGGTTCATGGTCAGCTGGGTGGCGCGGGCGGTAGGGACGACGTTGAAGCCTTCGTTCTCCAGCTCCACCAGGGTGGCGGTGGCGATGGCCTCGATCTCGGGGACGATGTAGTGCGGTTTCTCGGCCTCGATCACCGCGCGCAGGGCCACACCGTCGAGCATGTTGATCACATGGCTGCGGTGCGCGACCTGCATGGCCGGGGCATTGGCGTAGCGGTCAACGGCGATCACCTCGACCCCCAGGCGCTGCAACTCGATCACCACTTCCTTGCCCAGCTCGCCGCAGCCGCACAGCAGTACACGGGTCGCGGTCGGCGACAATGGGGTTCCGATACGGGTCATTTCAGGTCCTCGAAGGCGTCCGGGGCCGCGCCACGCTGGCTGCCGCCCGCTGAAAAATGGACCGGTATTCTACATCAGGATGCAGCGATCGCGCGCCGTGCCCGCCAAGCCATGATCAGCCACACCGCCGTGACCCCGGCGAACTTCGAGGCCAGTGCCGTGCCGATCACCGCCGGTGTCAGCGCACCGATCATGCCGAAGAAGATAAAGGTGTCCACCGGGATGCTCAGGGCCGAGCTCAGCCACAGGCGATCACGCAGGGGGCGGCGGGTGACGCTGAACACCAGCCAGTCGATCAGTTCGGAGACGAAGAACGCGGTGGCGCTGGCCAGGGCAATGGCCGGCTCCGACGTGGCGTAGGACAGCACCAGCGCCACCAGCATCGCCAGCAACGCGCCGTGGCCGTAGCGGGTCTGCACCATGTCGCGCAGGATGAACACCAGGCCACCCCAGGCGGACCAGATCACGTCCAGGTGCGGCGCGCTGGAGAAGGCGTAGTTGATCAGCACCACGCTGCTGATGTAGGCGATGAGATAGAACATGGTCTGGGTATTCAGGTGGGCAAGCCGCTCAGAGTAGCGTCGGGGCAGCCACTGGACAAGCCTGCGATCCTCGCCTTGCTGGCGAATGTGACGCCGGCAAGGCGATGCCTTGCTTTCGCCAGCAAGGCTGGCTCCTACAGGCCGATGATCAACCCAGCGGCGACCGCCCGCTCATGGCACAGTTTGAGTACCGCGCGGCGTTCCGTGTTGTCCATCCGCCCCCAGCGGGTTATTTCGGCCACCGTGCGCTGGCAGCCGGTGCAGATGTCCTGCTCGTCCAGCGCGCAGACGCTGACACAGGGCGAGGCCACCGGTTTTTCGTCACTCATCGTCAACTACCAGGTCGCGGGCATAGCGCTGGGCATTGTGTACGTAATGGGCGGCGCTGGCTTCGAGCATGCGTTTCTGCTGCTCGGTCAGCTCGCGTACCACCTTTCCGGGCGAGCCCATCACCAGCGAACCGTCGGGGATTTCCTTGCCTTCCGGGATCAGCGCGTTGGCGCCGATGATGCAATGCTTGCCGATGCGCGCACCGTTGAGGATCACCGCATTGATGCCGATCAGGCTGTAATCGCCCACCGTGCAGCCATGCAGCATGGCGTTATGGCCAATGGTCACGCCCTTGCCGATGTTCAGCGGCGAGCCCATGTCAGTGTGCATCACCGTGCCGTCCTGGACGTTGCTGTCTTCGCCGATGTCGATCAACTCGTTGTCGCCACGCAGCACCGCACCGAACCACACACTGGCACGGGCCTGCAGGCGCACCTTGCCGATCAGGGTGGCGTTGGGCGCGGCCCAGCTGCTGGGATGGGCCTCGACCCGCAGGTCGCCCAGGCGGTATTTCATGTCTCGCTCCTCACGGTTGGACGCAGGTGACGGGGTGGGCCCCGTTCAGTTCTGGATGAAACGCTCCGGTGGCTGGTGCAGGCTGATGCCGGCATCGAACAGCACGTTGACCAGCTCGACGATCATGATCGCCGACAGCCCCCAGATCTTGTAGTCGCCATAACGGTAACTGGGCACATACCAGCTGCGGCCCTGGTAATCGATGCGGTGGGTGTGCTCGCGCGGGTCCTGGCGGAAGAATGCCAGCGGCACGCTGAACACGGCGGCGATTTCCGCATCGTTGGCGCGGTACTCGACGTAATCGGGAATCAAGCCGACGAACGGTGTCACCTTCAGGCCATGCAACGAGATCAGCGGGCTGAGCGGGCCGAGCACCTCGACCAGGCCGGGGGGCAGGCCGATTTCCTCTTCGGCTTCACGCAAGGCGGTGAACACCAGGTCCGGGTCTTCCGGATCGCGCCGGCCGCCAGGGAACGCCACTTCTCCGCCATGGGTGGAAAGCCCCTTGGCACGCAGTGTCAGCACCAGCTCCGGCTCTTCGCCGCGGGTAATGGGCAGCAGCACCGCCGCTTCGGGGAAACGGCGGTCCGTCTCCAGTGACGCGGGGGTATGGTTGCTCATTCGGCGAAGAAGCTCGTCCAGCATTGCGCACTCTCGATTCCAAGGCCTGCCCTGCATGATGCACCAAAGCCACGGGGCACCCAAGCCCCGCCCGCGGTCCGCTTGCGGTGGGCGGGTCGGGCGCGCCAAGATAGCCCGACCACACAGGAATGAAAGCATGAAATTCTGCAGCGCGTGCGGCCAGCCGGTCACCCAGCGAATCCCCGACGGCGACAGCCGCCCACGGTATGTCTGCGACCATTGCCAGACCATCCATTACCAGAACCCGAACATTGTCGCCGGGGTGCTGCC
This genomic stretch from Pseudomonas entomophila L48 harbors:
- a CDS encoding VUT family protein, which gives rise to MFYLIAYISSVVLINYAFSSAPHLDVIWSAWGGLVFILRDMVQTRYGHGALLAMLVALVLSYATSEPAIALASATAFFVSELIDWLVFSVTRRPLRDRLWLSSALSIPVDTFIFFGMIGALTPAVIGTALASKFAGVTAVWLIMAWRARRAIAAS
- a CDS encoding CoA pyrophosphatase, translated to MLDELLRRMSNHTPASLETDRRFPEAAVLLPITRGEEPELVLTLRAKGLSTHGGEVAFPGGRRDPEDPDLVFTALREAEEEIGLPPGLVEVLGPLSPLISLHGLKVTPFVGLIPDYVEYRANDAEIAAVFSVPLAFFRQDPREHTHRIDYQGRSWYVPSYRYGDYKIWGLSAIMIVELVNVLFDAGISLHQPPERFIQN
- the purT gene encoding formate-dependent phosphoribosylglycinamide formyltransferase; protein product: MTRIGTPLSPTATRVLLCGCGELGKEVVIELQRLGVEVIAVDRYANAPAMQVAHRSHVINMLDGVALRAVIEAEKPHYIVPEIEAIATATLVELENEGFNVVPTARATQLTMNREGIRRLAAEELDLPTSPYHFADTFEDYSKAVADLGYPCVVKPVMSSSGKGQSLLRSADDLQKAWDYAQEGGRAGKGRVIIEGFIDFEYEITLLTVRHVGGTTFLEPVGHRQEKGDYQESWQPQAMSPKALAESQRVAQAVTDALGGRGLFGVELFVKGDQVWFSEVSPRPHDTGLVTLISQELSQFALHARAILGLPIPVVRQFGPSASAVILPEGQSQQTSFANLGAALSEPDTAIRLFGKPEINGTRRMGVCLARDESVEAARAKATRASQAVKVEF
- a CDS encoding gamma carbonic anhydrase family protein; the protein is MKYRLGDLRVEAHPSSWAAPNATLIGKVRLQARASVWFGAVLRGDNELIDIGEDSNVQDGTVMHTDMGSPLNIGKGVTIGHNAMLHGCTVGDYSLIGINAVILNGARIGKHCIIGANALIPEGKEIPDGSLVMGSPGKVVRELTEQQKRMLEASAAHYVHNAQRYARDLVVDDE
- a CDS encoding DUF1289 domain-containing protein; translated protein: MSDEKPVASPCVSVCALDEQDICTGCQRTVAEITRWGRMDNTERRAVLKLCHERAVAAGLIIGL